In bacterium, a single genomic region encodes these proteins:
- a CDS encoding PTS fructose transporter subunit IIA, with translation MIGIVIVTHGELGAKLVETGQWIGLKKENLEIVSFFPSEGLDDLSNKISNAIKKVNKGDGVVLLTDLLHGSCSKVAGEFLEQKRIEVICGVNLPMIISLMSHQDLDLHQAVKKAKESSRRNIVSLRELLKGKKE, from the coding sequence ATGATTGGAATAGTTATTGTTACACATGGTGAATTAGGGGCTAAACTTGTTGAGACTGGACAATGGATAGGGCTTAAAAAGGAAAATTTAGAAATCGTTTCTTTTTTCCCGAGTGAAGGATTGGATGATTTATCTAACAAAATTTCAAATGCCATTAAAAAAGTAAATAAAGGAGATGGTGTAGTTCTATTAACGGATTTACTTCACGGTAGTTGTTCAAAAGTAGCCGGTGAGTTTCTTGAACAAAAAAGAATTGAGGTAATTTGTGGAGTAAATTTACCGATGATTATCAGTCTTATGTCTCATCAAGATTTAGATTTACACCAGGCAGTGAAAAAAGCCAAAGAATCATCAAGAAGAAATATTGTAAGTCTGAGAGAACTATTGAAGGGGAAAAAAGAATAA